GGATCACAAAAAATAAATATGAAAATTCTATGGTTCAGTTGGAAAGATAAACGCCATCCGCTGGCGGGGGGAGCAGAAGTGGTGACCGATGCCATACTCTCACGACTCGTAAAGGATGGACATGAGGCGACGCTCCTCACCTCCGGCTATGCTGGCGCGAGCGGGGAAGATATGGTAAACGGCTATCGAGTCATTCGTGTCGGTGGGAGAGCAAGTGTCTATTGGCATGCATTTCGCTACTACCGCGTACATTTAAAGGGTGTGCATGATCTTGTTGTTGAAGAAATAAATACCATCCCATTTTTTACCCCGTGGTACGTACAAGGGAAGCGCGCGCTCTTTTTTCATCAGCTCGCGCGGGAGATATGGTTTTATCAAATATTTTTTCCGCTTTCGCTCGCGGGCTATTGTATTGAACCTTTCTATTTGAGACTACTCTCCAAAGAACGCGTGATCACTATTTCAGAAAGTACCAAGCGCGATCTCGCGCGCTATGGTTTCAAGAAAGAGAACATTTCAATTATAAGCGAGGGGATAGATATAAAGCCTGTGGAACGTCTCGAGAGTATAAAAAAGACTGCAATACCAACAGTTCTTTCGCTCGGAGCTGTTCGTCCCATGAAGCGCACCCTTGATATTGTCCGTGGATTTGAGATTATAAAGGCTCATACCCCCGAGGTGAAACTCGTGATTGCGGGCGACATGGCGGGGAAGTATGGAAAAAAGGTATTACGAGAAATTGCAAACAGTAACTACAAAGATGACATTGAAGTTTTGGGAAAAGTTTCGCGTCAAGAAAAAATTCGACTGATGCAAGAAGCGCATGTTCTTGCAGTTGCTTCCCTCAAAGAAGGGTGGGGACTTGTCGTTACCGAGGCAAATAGCCAAGGCACTCCGGCGGTGGTATATGATGTGGATGGTCTGCGCGATTGCGTGCGTGATGGCGTGACGGGACTCCATACAAAAGAGAATACTCCCCAAGCTCTTGCCGAGGCGATCATGAAAATGCTTGAAGAAAAGGAAGCGCATGAAACCATGCGCCAAAACGCATGGGAGTGGTCAAAAACCATTACGTTTGAAAAGCAATATCAGAATTTTTTAGAAATAATAAAAAAATAAATATGAAAAAATATTTAGCCCAAATATATACAAATGCGAGGCTGATGAATGACGAACTTGTTTCAGAAACCCTGAGGAGATTTGGTCCCTTTGAGTCACTTTTAGATGTTGGGTGCTGGGATGGTGTGCTCACACTTAACTATGCAAAAGCGGCTGGTGCGAAAAAAATATATGGAATAGAGGTTGTAAAAGAGAAAAGCGATGAAGCAGAAAAAAGGGGAATCAAGTGCTTCTCCTTAAAAGCAGATCAAGATATATGGCCGTTCAAAGACGGGTCACTTGATTGTGTTGTTTCAAATCAGGTAATCGAGCACCTATCGGACGTTGATCATTTTTTAGGTGAAGCATCTCGAGTACTCAGAAAGGGTGGTGTCTTGGTAACCAGTACAAATAATCTTGCAAGTTGGCATAATATTTTCGCACTATTTTTTGGTTGGGCTCCATTTGATCTCACCAACAGTTCAAAGGTGACATTAGGTATAGGGAATCCTGTTGCTGTTCATCGAGCAGAAAAAACAGAAATTTCAAGTTGGACACATAAGTGTATTTATACACCACGCTGGTTGTTTGAGTGGCAAGAACAATTTGGACTGTCTAAGCTAAATCACTTTGGATCGGGGTTTTACCCACTTCCTGCGAGTGTCGGGAATATTTTTAAGAATCATGCGGCGTTCATGATAATTGCAACAATAAAAAAATAATGAAAGACTCGCTCGTATCAGTCATTATCCCCACAAAAAAT
The sequence above is a segment of the bacterium genome. Coding sequences within it:
- a CDS encoding glycosyltransferase family 4 protein, giving the protein MKILWFSWKDKRHPLAGGAEVVTDAILSRLVKDGHEATLLTSGYAGASGEDMVNGYRVIRVGGRASVYWHAFRYYRVHLKGVHDLVVEEINTIPFFTPWYVQGKRALFFHQLAREIWFYQIFFPLSLAGYCIEPFYLRLLSKERVITISESTKRDLARYGFKKENISIISEGIDIKPVERLESIKKTAIPTVLSLGAVRPMKRTLDIVRGFEIIKAHTPEVKLVIAGDMAGKYGKKVLREIANSNYKDDIEVLGKVSRQEKIRLMQEAHVLAVASLKEGWGLVVTEANSQGTPAVVYDVDGLRDCVRDGVTGLHTKENTPQALAEAIMKMLEEKEAHETMRQNAWEWSKTITFEKQYQNFLEIIKK
- a CDS encoding class I SAM-dependent methyltransferase; translation: MKKYLAQIYTNARLMNDELVSETLRRFGPFESLLDVGCWDGVLTLNYAKAAGAKKIYGIEVVKEKSDEAEKRGIKCFSLKADQDIWPFKDGSLDCVVSNQVIEHLSDVDHFLGEASRVLRKGGVLVTSTNNLASWHNIFALFFGWAPFDLTNSSKVTLGIGNPVAVHRAEKTEISSWTHKCIYTPRWLFEWQEQFGLSKLNHFGSGFYPLPASVGNIFKNHAAFMIIATIKK